Proteins encoded together in one Impatiens glandulifera chromosome 1, dImpGla2.1, whole genome shotgun sequence window:
- the LOC124919964 gene encoding protein SRC2-like, with product MAPREIDITIISAKDLKNVNWRHGQTKPYAVVWVDPNNRFSTRVDEEHDTCPFWDHTLTVPLNAPIDESTLFIDIVHAGAGEGTKPLIGSVRFPLRNDVVVDHANLKLDLRRPSGRPQGKIEFRVSIRESRGCPVSEPYYAGNTSRDCYAQAPMPYGNPYAAPPPAYPYGYGQPSYGQMGYSQPGYGQPVGYGTQDVYRQSGRYGTHEVYGQSGGYGSQEPYGQASYGGGGSSGGGSKFGMGTGLAVGAVAGVLGGIALVEGAEYVEDKITDDIAEKVEDDFYDGGGYDGGGYDGGGYDGDDF from the coding sequence ATGGCTCCCCGTGAAATCGATATCACCATAATATCAGCAAAAGATCTGAAAAACGTAAACTGGCGCCATGGCCAAACGAAGCCATATGCCGTCGTTTGGGTTGACCCCAATAACAGATTCTCAACCCGAGTTGATGAAGAACACGACACATGTCCTTTCTGGGACCACACCTTAACCGTCCCTCTAAATGCTCCCATTGACGAATCCACCCTTTTCATAGACATTGTCCACGCCGGCGCCGGCGAAGGCACGAAGCCACTAATTGGTTCAGTCAGGTTCCCCTTACGAAATGACGTCGTCGTCGATCATGCAAATCTAAAGCTCGACCTGAGAAGACCCTCCGGCCGTCCTCAGGGAAAGATCGAATTCAGGGTATCAATACGTGAAAGCCGCGGCTGTCCTGTTTCTGAACCGTATTATGCCGGAAACACATCAAGAGATTGTTATGCTCAGGCGCCAATGCCATATGGTAATCCATACGCTGCACCGCCGCCAGCTTACCCATATGGGTATGGTCAGCCGTCGTATGGACAGATGGGTTACAGTCAACCCGGGTATGGGCAACCGGTTGGGTACGGGACCCAGGATGTGTATCGGCAATCAGGCCGGTATGGAACCCATGAAGTGTATGGGCAATCGGGTGGATATGGTAGCCAAGAACCGTATGGGCAGGCTAGCTATGGCGGCGGTGGCAGCAGCGGCGGAGGAAGCAAATTTGGCATGGGGACAGGATTGGCTGTAGGAGCGGTGGCGGGTGTATTAGGTGGGATAGCTTTGGTAGAAGGGGCGGAATATGTGGAGGATAAGATCACCGATGATATTgcagagaaggtggaggatgattTCTATGATGGTGGCGGTTATGACGGCGGAGGTTATGATGGCGGCGGTTACGACGGCGATGATTTCTAG